The genomic interval GGCGGACCGACTTGAGCACGCGCGGCGCCGCCGACAGGCCGGCCTTGGCCGCATGCCCGATCACCGCCTGGTTCGCGCGCACGCCACGGGGCTCGCGCTCCCCCTTCTTGCTCTCCCGGCGCGTCTTCTGCGCGCCGTAGCCGAGCTCGACCGCGGCAAAGCCCGCCGCATCCCTGGTCGTCACCTTGGTGACGGGATTCGGCGTCGCCTCCACGACGGTCACGGGGATCTGCTGCCCCGCCTCGTTGAAGATCTGGGTCATCCCCAGCTTCTTGCCAATGATTCCGATCATGAATTCCTCTCGTGAGTCGCGGCCGCCCGCGCAGAGTGCGCGGAGCTGCGTGGCCGTTGGACTGTTAGCCGGAGGTCGGCGCCGGTCGTCGGCTCAGTTGCCGTCTCCCGTCTCCCGTCCCCCGTCTCCCGTCTGTCATTCCACCTTGATCTCGACGTCCACGCCCGCCGGCAGGTCCAGCTTCGTGAGCGCGTCCACCGTCTGCGCGCGCGAATCGAGGATGTCGATCATGCGCTTGTGCGTCTTCAGCTCGAACTGCTCCCGCGACTTCTTGTCGACGTGCGGCGACCGCAGCACGGTCCAGCGCTGCGTCTTCGTCGGCAGCGGGATCGGGCCCGACACCTGCGCCCCGGTCTTCTCGGCGGTGCGGACGATGTCCGCGCTCGCCTGGTCGATCACGGCGTGGTCGAACGCCTTCAGTCGGATGCGAATCTTGCCAGCCATGTGTAGCCTCTAGAGTTGATCGGCGGCGAGTGACGTCAGAGGGCGGATGGCAGATGGCGGAACGTGTTCAGTTGGAACGCATCTGCCATCTGCCTTCTGCCATCCGCCATCGCTTGCTTACTTGAGAATCTTGGTAACCACACCAGCGCCCACCGTCCGCCCGCCCTCGCGGATGGCGAAGCGCAGCGTCTCTTCCATCGCGATCGGCGTGATCAGCTCGATCACCATCTGGACGTTGTCGCCCGGCATCACCATCTCGGTGCCGGCCGGCAGCTCGATCGAGCCCGTCACGTCCGTCGTGCGGAAGTAGAACTGCGGGCGGTAGCCCTTGAAGAACGGCGTGTGACGGCCGCCCTCGTCCTTGGTCAGGACGTAGACCTCGGCCTCGAACTTCGTGTGCGGCGGAATCGAGCCGGGCTTGGCGAGCACCATGCCGCGCTCGATCTCCTTCTTGTCCACGCCGCGGAGGAGGAGGCCGACGTTGTCGCCCGCCTGGCCGTCGTCCAGCAGCTTGCGGAACATCTCGACGCCCGTGCAGACCGTCTTCTTGTCCGAGCCGAAGCCGACCACGGCGAGTTCGTCGCCCGTCTTCACCTTGCCACGCTCGATGCGCCCCGTCGCCACGGTGCCGCGCCCCGTGATCGAGAACACGTCCTCGACCGGCATCAGGAACGGCTTGTCGACCTCGCGCACCGGCTGCGGAATCCACGTGTCGATCGCGTCGAAGAGCTCCTGGATCGAGTTGACCCACTTCTCGTCGCCATCGATGGCGCGCATCGCGGCGCCGCGGATCACCGGGGCGTTGTCGCCGTCGAAGTTGTACTTGCTGAGCAGCTCGCGGACTTCGAGCTCGACGAGGTCGAGGAGCTCGGGGTCGTCCACGAGGTCGC from Gemmatimonadaceae bacterium carries:
- the rpsJ gene encoding 30S ribosomal protein S10, which encodes MAGKIRIRLKAFDHAVIDQASADIVRTAEKTGAQVSGPIPLPTKTQRWTVLRSPHVDKKSREQFELKTHKRMIDILDSRAQTVDALTKLDLPAGVDVEIKVE
- the tuf gene encoding elongation factor Tu, whose product is MAKAKFERTKPHVNVGTIGHVDHGKTTLTAALTKVSAEKGFGTKYISYDQVAKASESQGRRDSTKILTIATSHVEYETANRHYAHVDCPGHADFVKNMITGAAQMDGAILVVSAVDGPMPQTREHILLARQVNVPKVVVFLNKCDLVDDPELLDLVELEVRELLSKYNFDGDNAPVIRGAAMRAIDGDEKWVNSIQELFDAIDTWIPQPVREVDKPFLMPVEDVFSITGRGTVATGRIERGKVKTGDELAVVGFGSDKKTVCTGVEMFRKLLDDGQAGDNVGLLLRGVDKKEIERGMVLAKPGSIPPHTKFEAEVYVLTKDEGGRHTPFFKGYRPQFYFRTTDVTGSIELPAGTEMVMPGDNVQMVIELITPIAMEETLRFAIREGGRTVGAGVVTKILK